The sequence AGGCCGTGATGGGCGAACTGGAGGGTTACATAATAAGAATCTTTGCATCCAAACAGATTATGTGTATTAAGTAGAGAACGTGATGATTATGGTTGACACTCTTTTGCTTTCAGAGCTTTACGGCAAGCAGATAATAAGCAATACCGGGAGCATACTTGGATCCGTTGAGGACATAGTGGTTGATTTCGATGAGGGGAGGATAGCGAGCATGCTTCTCATGAGGTCCGAGCAGCTCATAAGGAGCGACCACACCACAAGGGACTTCGCAAAGAACAGCGTGCGGTACGAAAGGGTCAAGAGCGTGGCGGAGACCATAATAGTCGGCGCAGAGCAACAGCAGAAGAAGTGACGGCGCAGCAATCATCCTTCCGTGATTATCCTTATTTTATCCTTTTCAAACCCGAACCTCCTCAATTGCCGTATCACCGGGCGCATTGAATTGCCTTCCTCCTGGTAATTGTCAACCACGATGGCGGATTTTGAGGAGCTGCGCCTCAGGAACTCGCGGTCATGACTGCTTATGAGCAGCTTGCCCTTGAAGCCGTTGATGTAGTGCATGCTGTTCGAAAATCCAACGAAAGCAAAACCTGCCGACCTTTTCCCAAGGTACTGCTGCACAGCTGCGCCGCCGACGATTCCCGTGGTCATTATAGGTATTACGACGTGGTACCCATCTGGCACCTGCCTCACAAGCCTTTCCAGGCTGCCCTCCGGGCCGCGTATCATGCTCCTGTTCATCCTCAAATCGAGGTTGAATATCCAGGAATAGTTGACGTAATTCAGGTCGCTTTTCACGAACACGTCGAATATGCCCCTAAGCGCCTCGCGGCTCGTATCCACGCTTGTTTCCGTGGAATGCGGGCTGAACATGTTGTCCCATATGGCCGAGGTGGTGTCCTTTATCTTCTCTATGACCCCGTCATCCCTCCTAAGGATGTTGGATATGGCCCTCGCGCTGCTTGCCGCGTACTGGTGCCTCTCTTTTGCATCGCTGATCATGGGATCAACAGGATTAGTCTAGTTACCATATAAGGTTTTCCTGCAACGCATCAGTCAGTGCTTATCTCCCTTGACAGGTTGGGCCTGCTCTTGGCGATCATCCTAGAGCCGCAGTAGCTGCACCTGACGTTGTTGTCGAGCTTGTTCTTTTTCCCGCATTTCGCGCAAATGTATGCCATCTTATCACATTATCTTTTGTTTTTCAACC comes from Candidatus Micrarchaeota archaeon and encodes:
- a CDS encoding zinc-ribbon domain-containing protein, with protein sequence MAYICAKCGKKNKLDNNVRCSYCGSRMIAKSRPNLSREISTD
- a CDS encoding PRC-barrel domain-containing protein, which produces MVDTLLLSELYGKQIISNTGSILGSVEDIVVDFDEGRIASMLLMRSEQLIRSDHTTRDFAKNSVRYERVKSVAETIIVGAEQQQKK